GATTGCTAAGGATATAGGAGCAGGATTTTTAGGGGCTCTAGCAGTTGGTCTAATCGCAGGATATACATGTTTATTTATTAAAAATCATGTTAAATTACCAAAGTCAGCAGCTTCGATAGTGCCAATATTTATAGTACCAGTATTTGGAACATTAGTAACTGTTATATTAATTAATTATGTCATAGGTATTCCTTTTGCAACATTAAATACTGGATTAGAAAATTGGTTAAATGGATTATCAGGTACAAATCAGATATTGATGGCAGCTATTATTGGAGCAATGATGGCAGTTGACTTAGGTGGACCAGTTAATAAAGCAGCTTTAACAACATCACTTGCATTATTAACAAGTGGAATTTATGCACCCAATACAGCTGCAATGGTAGGAATTGTTATACCACCACTAGGATTAGGTCTTGCCACTATATTAGCAAAACAAAAATATAATAAGCAGTTGCGTGAAGCTGGTAAATCATCTCTTATAATGGGGCTGATTGGAGTTAGTGAAGGAGCAATTCCTTTTGCAGTAGAATCTCCATTAAAAGTAATTCCATCATGTGTAATTGGTACAGCAATTGCTTCAGCTATGGCAGTTGGATTAGGTTCAGTGAATGCAACTCCAATTAGTGGATTTTATGGATGGTTTACAGTAGAGAATTGGCCAATGTATGTATTATCAATTGCAGTAGGAACAGTAATTGTAGCAGGTTTGGTCATAATATTACGTGGAAATCCAGTTATCGAAGATGACGAATTTGAAGATGATGAATTTGATGAAGCAGAGTGGGAATCTTAAAATTCAATAAAAATT
This sequence is a window from Clostridioides difficile. Protein-coding genes within it:
- a CDS encoding PTS fructose transporter subunit IIC, whose translation is MLKKIVSELKKHVLTGISYMIPLVIAGAMIMAISRVGGSFYNIPDIWDAKYAESASSIVRLLHDLDGFGGTALGLMFPVIAAFIGFSIADKLAIVPGLVGGMIAKDIGAGFLGALAVGLIAGYTCLFIKNHVKLPKSAASIVPIFIVPVFGTLVTVILINYVIGIPFATLNTGLENWLNGLSGTNQILMAAIIGAMMAVDLGGPVNKAALTTSLALLTSGIYAPNTAAMVGIVIPPLGLGLATILAKQKYNKQLREAGKSSLIMGLIGVSEGAIPFAVESPLKVIPSCVIGTAIASAMAVGLGSVNATPISGFYGWFTVENWPMYVLSIAVGTVIVAGLVIILRGNPVIEDDEFEDDEFDEAEWES